The following coding sequences are from one Triticum aestivum cultivar Chinese Spring chromosome 5A, IWGSC CS RefSeq v2.1, whole genome shotgun sequence window:
- the LOC123107063 gene encoding auxin-responsive protein SAUR36, with translation MGDDGAKAATTTIVRLRELLHKWALGARGDADDGEEGEGEETHAPAAGAGAGAGGAPPSIPPFVLRRLTRTVTVDSDDEGCHSPEAAPDVPRGYCPVYVGPEQRRFVIPTGYLGHPVFRLLLEKAEEEFGFRHEGALAIPCDTEAFKYILQCVERHDKGLAADDVDVDEGNLRSVLEPASSVHHVS, from the exons ATGGGCGACGACGGCGCCAAGGCGGCCACCACGACGATCGTGCGGCTGCGGGAGCTGCTGCACAAGTGGGCCCTCGGCGCCAGgggcgacgccgacgacggcgaggagggggagggggaggagacgcacgcgccggcggcgggggcgggagcgggagcgggaggTGCGCCGCCGTCGATCCCGCCGTTCGTGCTGCGGCGGCTGACGAGGACGGTGACGGTGGACTCGGACGACGAGGGCTGCCACAGCCCGGAGGCGGCGCCGGACGTGCCGAGGGGTTACTGCCCTGTGTACGTGGGGCCGGAGCAGCGGCGGTTCGTGATCCCGACCGGCTACCTGGGGCACCCCGTGTTCCGGCTCCTCCTGGAGAAGGCCGAGGAGGAGTTCGGGTTCCGGCACGAGGGCGCGCTGGCCATCCCCTGCGACACCGAGGCCTTCAAGTACATCCTCCAGTGCGTCGAGCGCCACGACAAGGGCCTCGCCGCCGACGACGTCGACGTCGACG AAGGGAACCTGCGCAGTGTGCTAGAGCCAGCGTCGTCAGTTCATCATGTTTCGTAG